The nucleotide sequence CCGTTTAAAACCTTCGGCCATGGATCCCATATATATCTTTTATGTGTCAGAATGTCCCATGCAGTGGAGAAAACACGCTCATCGTCGCATGCCAACAACACGTGGAGCCACAGGTGAGAGGTGAGTGTCAGATGAGGACCATCCCAGTTGCAGACGGGTTGTCCCGAAAAGGCCATGGCAAGCCCCCCTTGCTGAAGGTACTACCTCTCCCTGACACCCCATACCCACCATTCTGCCATTTTGCTTTTATGGTTGGAAATGACTTTCAGGGCTCCCACAAGGACGCTCCgcctagagggtcccgggacccccactttagAGTTTTAGAGGAtccatggaccccctcagcGGAGTTGTAGAGGGCCCCAAGTCACTGTCCAGTGGCCCAAATGCCCCGGTTACAATGCATTTTTCTTCCTCTATTGCCTCACTGTATCTGTGTCACTGTGATGTTTCACCGTTAAAGTCGCCCGGCATACCTTTGTGATAGAAACCAGTACAGgcgaacctgtctaaagagactgggcaaaagtggtctctttagacaggtgctctctttagacaggtgatttatatagtcGTAAAAACCGTCGGGGATCCTTATGGGTGGTCTTAATAGGCAGTTGGTCTTAATGGAGAGGTGGTCTcgagggcaggttcgactgtacttttTAGATCATAAACTTTGCCGGGCACAGCTACATCTGTATCAGCTTCAGCCTCCTTTCCGATGTTATTCCCGCGTGAAATTGACGTTGGTGCTCCCACAACACTTCGGTGAAGACTACAGTCTGAAAACAGTACCTTCGGTACGCACAATAACGGAAACttagtgcgtcctgggacccgctctttttaagatttagtgcgtcccgggacctcCTCCATGATTTTCTTTATGGTAGGTAATATCGGCTTGTACTgtgtataggacgcagggacgtacagtttggggagccctgctttATCCCTGCTGCCCTGTCGGAAATACGCTTACCAGGTCTGAAACAACTGATTTAATACATTGTGAGTGtttgtctatttgggacatcaACTTACCAGCAACAGAGGTCAGTTTTCGCGCCAAATATCAGGTTTCAGGCAAAGTATCAAACGCAATCGATGTATAGAAGCGCGGACGCATACACaggaccagacagacagacagacgcacgtcATATGATAACGGTTTGTTCAAAAGTGTATAACTGGAGATGGCCTACGTGACTgcggcaaaaaaaaacaagtcgcgtaaggcgaaattactacatttagtcaagctgtggaactcacagaatgaaactgaacgtagtccgccgctagtgcaaaaggcagtgaaagtgacgagcctgtttggcgcggtagcggttgcgctgtgcttcatagcatgctttactgtacctctcttcgttttaactttctgagcgtgtttttaatccaaacatatcatatctatatgtttttggaatcaggaaccgacaaggaataagatgaaatagtttttaaaacgatttcggaaatttaattttaatcataatttttatatttttaattttcagagcttgtttttaatccaaatataacatatttatatgtttttgaaatcagaaaatgatgaagaataagatgaacgtaaatttggatcgttttataaaaaaattattttttttacaattttcagatttttaatgaccaaagtcatcaattaatttttaagcctccatgctgaaatgcaataccgaagtccggccttcgtcgaagattgcttggccaaaatttcaatcaatttgattgaaaaatgaaggtgtgacagtgccgcctcaacttttacaaaaagccggatatgacgtcatcaaagacatttatcgaacaaatgaaaaaaacatctgaggatatcatacccaggaactctcatgtcaaatttcataaagatcggtccagtagtttactctgaatcgctctacacacacgtacacacacacagacacacacatacaccacgaccctcgtctcgattcccccctctacgttaaaacatttagtcaaaacttgactaaatgtaaaaaggaacaagtcgcgtaaggcgaaaatacaatatttagtcaagtagctgtcgaactcacagaatgaaactgaacgcaacgcaacgcagcaagaccgtatactcgtagcatcgtcactccaccgcccgtggcaaaggcagtgcccgtggaattgacaagaagagcggggtattcgttgcgctaagaaggatagcacgcttttctgtacctctcttcgttttaactttctgagcgtgtttttaatccaaacatatcatatctatatatttttggaatcaggaaccgacaaggaataagatgaaagtgtttttgaattgatttcgaaaaaaaaattttgataataatttttatatatttaattttcagagcttgttcttaatccgaatataacatatttatatgtttttggaatcagcaaatgatggagaataagataaacgtaaatttggatcgttttatacatttttatttttttttacaattttcagatttttaatgaccaaagtcattaattaatttttaagccaccaagctgaaatgcaataccgaaccccgggcttcgtcgaagattacttgaccaaaatttcaaccaatttggttgaaaaatgagggcgtgacagtgccgcctcaactttcacgaaaagccggatatgacgtcatcaaagacatttatcaaaaaaatgaaaaaaacgtatggggatatcaatcccaggaactctcatgtcaaatttcataatgatcggtccagtagtttggtctgaatcgctctacacgcacgcacacacacacacacacacacatacacacacacatacaccacgaccctcgtttcgattccccctcgatgttaaaatatttagtcaaaacttgactaaatataaaaaaaacaagtcgcgtaaggcgaaaatacaacatttagtcaagtagctgtcgaactcacagaatgaaactgaacgcaatgccatttttcagcaagagcgtatactcgtagcatcgtcagtccaccgctcatggcaaaggcagtgaaattgacaagaagagcggggtagtagttgcgctaagaaggatagcacgcttttctgtacctctctttgttttaactttctgagcgtgtttttaatccaaacatatcatatctatatgtttttggaatcaggaaccgacaaggaataagatgaaagtgtttttaaattgatttcgacaatttaattttgataataatttttatatatttaattttcagagcttgtttttaatccaaatataacatatttatatgtttttggaatcagcaaatgatggagaataagataaacgtaaatttggatcgttttataaatttttatttttttttacaattttccgatttttaatgaccaaagtcattaattaatttttaagccaccaagctgaaatgcaataccgaaccccgggcttcgtcgaagaatacttgaccaaaatttgaaccaatttggttgaaaaatgagggcgtgacagtgccgcctcaactttcacgaaaagccggatatgacgtcatcaaagacatttatcaaaaaaatgaaaaaaacgttcggggatttcatacccaggaactctcatgtcaaatttcataaagatcggtccagtagtttagtctgaatcgctctacacacacacacacacacacacacacacgcacgcacgcacatacaccacgaccctcgtttcgattccccctcgatgttaaaatatttagtcaaaacttgactaaatataatgaatagagtaaaataaaacaaaacaaaggagagtaaagaaacaatcaaataaaattTTAAGAATACCGCGCTGACAGGGCTCGAACCTACGACCTGCCGACTCAAAACGCAGTACGCTAACCGTTGCGCTACAGAGACATTCTTGCTTtagggggaaaaaataaactagTAATCCAAAAAAGGTCAGAGGCCTAGACACCCGATATTGAACTCGGTACATTACAGAAGAGGAActttttttcgtgtttctttctaGAGTATTTTTTGCAGCAAGATATAACGTAACAAAGCAGACACATGTTTGGTTGTCTTTATAGAACCTTTTCTTGAACATATATTGGGGGTAAAAACACTGGTGATTTGTAAGTCTTCAAACCGGTGTCTTGTGCCTTTGCTTGTCCCCCAAGCTGTTTTGCAACTTGGAGGGTCTGACAGTgaatgatttaggtcagtccctCGCATGGTTTGATATGCACGAGGAAAACCGGGAatgactgggtttttttctgtttcttttttaaaaaaactttTTCGTCCGGTAGACACTCGTTTTCATATGTATactgacccacacacacacacacgcgcccgCCCgtccgcacgcacacacacacaacacacacacacactgacgcccgcccgcaagcacacacacagacacacacacttaaacacatagacacacacactaacacacacacacacactagcacgtacgtacgcacacacacacacagacacacacacacacactagcactcacacacacgcccgcccgcaaacacacacacacacactaacacatacacactaacacatacacacactaacacacacactgtgacacgcacacgtacgtacgcacacacacacacacacacacacacacacacacacacacacacacacgcttattTCACGACTTACAACCTCAGTCATCTGCTATTAAACTCCAGGGCAGGCTAAGTAAGTGCTCAGTCAGGGCTCAaaagactttcaactcacgccATGACACGTCAGCATTTCTGACGTAAATTTGGCCCCAACTCAAGATGCATTtgaattttgtttcatttttttacgGTTGAACTCTTCAAACCGGGGTACAACAGTACTTTTAGAGCCAAACGAACAGGGTTCGTGTGACAGTTGCTGAGATCTCAGTGCAAAACTTCGGTCTattcaggcatgagaccaagggtagggcggatggtggcgagagaggtgaagggacggggaatgtttacagtgccgtgagccgggctgtgagcagtgcccgccaatgtttagctcaggcaccgtcgcgccagacgcgccttagttctatgctggaaaatgcagcgcgctaatctagccatctggccaactgtcgtcctcatctctaaggcagactgataccaagaggtgtaagttacgcccgccttcaggctcaggcattttcaaacgctcgactcaagactatctACACCAAAGTGTGTTTGTAGAgcacaggcttttacatgatcCACAGGCACCCAACACGTTTACAGAGGGGTTTCCTTCGAACTCTGTGCTAAGTGTCATTGTGGATTcatttgttatttttatttcatttattcactttaaaaatttttttttactagagTCAAATACACAATCCCAACTAAGGTAGCCTATATCATATCTGAATGCAGTCATCCATGACACTGTTAGGTAATACGATTCAAAATCACAAACCCCACCTCAGGTCTGCTTTCATCGTGTGTAAATATTTGGTGTAAATATATGAGACATGACAATAAATCACAGAGCTGTATTTCTTACATCTTCTCTGTGCACCTGTAGGTTTGTGATGACGCACAAGCTGGCACAAAATACGACTTTTGACAGCTTTGTCATGCTCTGTAGGCGTCTGGAGCTTTGCAACTACGAGCTGGACGATGTACTTACACACCTACAAAATCGCTTGcatttactactactactactacttaacacacgcacgcacgcacgcaaacacgtactcacgcacacactgacagacagactcacacacacacacacacacacactgacgtacacacacacacacacacacacacacgcacgcacacacgcatacacacacgcgcgcacacacacatacacaataaacAGACCGAGAACAATCAACCCTACAATAAAAAACAACTGACCCCAAAACAGGTGTAAAAAGATATTTGGGCTAATCTATGCGTTGCAGCACGGCAGTCACAAATGCGTGTCGCACCTCGGTCGCTTCTGATTGATAATGCTGTCGGAAAAGATTGTGGCTAAAAATAAAGCTGCATGTAAAATAACATCTTGCAAGGCCTAACAAAAAATAGTTAAAATAACGggttttattattgttttttttaaagcgctCAAGTATCAGTTTGTTCTTtctccggtgtgtgtgtgtgtgtgtgtgtgtgtgtgtgtgtgtgtgtgtgtgtgtgtgtgcatgcgtgcgtgtgtgtgtgtttgagtttgtgtgtacgtgtgtgtgtgtgtgagcacgcacgtgtgttttcatgtgtgtgtgtttgtgtgtgtgtgtgtgtgtgtgtacgtacgtgtgtacgtacgtgtttgtgtgtgtatgcgtgtgtgtatgtatgtatgtgtgtgtgtgtgtgtgtgtgtacgtacgtgtgtgtgtaggtacgtgtgtgagtgtgtgtgcgtgtgtgtgtgtgtgtgtgtgtgtgtgtgttttaacggAAGAAAGCCGTTTAGTGTcagcagaagaaaaacaagtcgcgtaaggcgaaaatacaacatttagtcaagctgtcgaactcacagaatgaaactgaacgcaatgcaatttttcagcaagaccgtatactcgtagcatcgtcagtccaccgctcgtggcaaaggcagtgaaattgacaagaagagcggggtagtagttgcgctgagaaggatagcacgcttttctgtacctctcttcgttttaactttctgagcgtgtttttaatccaaacatatcatatctatatgtttttggaatcaggaactgacaaggaataagatgaaagtgtttttaaattgatttcgaaaatttaattttgatcctaatttttatatttttaattttcagagcttgtttttaatccaaatataacatatttatatgtttttggaatcaaaaaatgatgaagaataagacaaacgtaaatttggatcgttttataaaaaaaaaatgttttttacaattttcagatttttaatgaccaaactcattcattaatttttaagccaccaagctgaaatgcaataccgaagtccggccttcgtcgaagattgcttggccaaaatttcaatcaatttgattgaaaaatgagggtgtgacagtgccgcttcaacttttacaaaaaaccggatatgacgtcatcaaaggtatttatcgaaataaagaaaaaaacgtccggggatatcattcccaggaactctcatgtaaaatttcataaagatcggtccagtagtttggtctgaatcgctctacacacacacacacgcacagacacacacacacacacacacacacacatacaccacgaccctcgtctcgattccccctctatgttaaaacatttagtcaaaacttgactaaatgtaaaaaggttggTCGGATTACTGTAACCACATCATTTTTTGGAGTagggggaaggggtggggggggggggggggggcttgacaCTGCGGTCGTTCTCACCTGTCACTTATACCTGCTCCACAGGTATTCGTGGAATGTTTCTCCGATGTTTTAAGGGACTCTGGAATTCCATGTCATACCTCAACCCCTCCCCTACCCCTTCCCTTTCTTACATCGTTTTATTTTCTGACGTACCTTCATCCTCCATCATTCTTGAGGCTCATTTTTACCACAGGGCACGCTGACACTCCGCCAAAAGCTGCTGTTTGACCACTGACGAGTGAACTGTATTTCTGCTAGCTGTACCTTCCTTTTCAAAACCGGTCAAAATGTCTTCAGTTTTCGGTGTGTATATTTTCTTCTGATTGATATACTGCTGTATGTTTTGTTCGTTTTGCATTTACAATCGTCGGTTTTTGCGTAGACTGCGGATAGGTCGCgtactgatttttttttaatttcaagtCTATTACGTTTATCGCTCACACTGTTTACATTTGGGAGGCGTGACTGAGTGCGTGTATGAATGGATGGACACATGAACATGACTGGGgtcaatgaatgaatgattaATATGAACAACGATTAAGAGATTTGATGTTGATGCTTGAGGAGGTGTGGAATTTGCTTCTTGtgttaaacaagaagagcaaacgctcgatcgagtcactttcgcagttctgaatattatatgaggcatcagatggacaggaagaaattgctattcacaacacaatgagtcacgttcacataaaatttgagcccggtcacttttatagtttccgagaaaagcccaacgttaagttgtgtgttgccgagcagaaaaggctagttatctcccttgtttttctgataacgttcgtaaaaggctacagatgtaaatactttgatgtaaagaataatcctacaaagtttcaatcacatccgatgaactttgtcaaagatataaaatgtctaatttttcctttgacgctgacctgtgaccttgaaaaaggtcaaaggtcaacgaaaccatcgttaaagtgtagaggtcattggaggtcacgactaaacaaaatatgagcccgatcgctttgatagtttccgagaaaagtccaacgttaaggtgctaacactgaccgattacatagagtcactttttctcaagtgactcaaaaactgaggCTTACACTGAAAACATAATTATTGAGGTcaaacgaatgacgtctcacaacgtgcgtggtcggCGTCCCggcttggcggtcaagaaagccgccgcgatcattgcgcagacgacacttctagaccgccaatatttttttgtgcgcatcacgtgctccacttaaatcggccggaaacgaagcagttgggaaacctggataaaATTATGTGCTGTAGTCAGCTTCGCGCTGTATCGATCCCGGCGACATCCAAACATACCAGCTCGCTAGTACCACCGGCACACgtgtttcttatttttgttctgGGATCTTCGGTCTCTTTTCCTTGATAAGCTTTCCTCCGTCtctgtgtttctttcctttcagCGAGAATGCGTCTTAAGCTTTCTCAAGGCAAACGTACAAGGGATATTGGTTTGACTTGCGCTCTCTTTgtcgcttgtttgttttttaaaggaaAGAAAACGCTAAGTACCCCCGATCGACCGAGTTTAGAGtttaattattttgtttaaatcagTATTTCACATAGCCTTCAGTCAAAGTATCGTTACGTGCATGATGACTGCCgcaggggtggggttggggagCTTATCAACAATGGTAATAATTATCAGAGAAAGATTTGTTACTTTTGTAAAAGACTAGATGCTAGTCTGACAAAGAGATACTAGTCGTACTTTTtctagagagactgagactgagaaagaaagagaaagagagagatacagagagagagagactgactgactgaagttTATGTTCCGAGGATAAAAGGCACAATGTCATGTCTTTCAACCTGTCACTCGACAAAAagaacacacacgcgcgcacacacacacgcacacacacacacacacacacacacacacacgcacacacacacacacacacacacacacacacacacacacatacaaacacacacacaaggttttagtcacgtttggcataaccaatctacattaaatgtacacaaattaaagtttgccattgacaaaaaacaacaagaggaatatataagatactggacaaaagaaaaatcagatacatattccagacttaagttttattctatgatcagtaaatcttacgaaatgcagtcatacttaatacaaattaagaataataaacacagaaagatgttaagcagattaaggactagcacacattgtctaaaaattgaaagtggaaaacatcagaatatccctaaagaaaatcgtctttgtattgaatgcaatgtcatagaagatgaaatacattttctagataaatgcaataaatatgttaaattaagggatgaatttaaagaagatgcttcacatatcaatatgaaatatgctaacaaaaatccaagtaacttatttttagaagacgaagttcaagttcgtcttggcaaatttgttacggattgttttagcattgtataatgcattattttgttgtttgttgtgtcaataactttactggttcatgacaataaacattattctattctattctattctattcacacacacacacacacacacacacacacacacacatgcacacacacacacacacacacacacacacacacacacacacacacacacacacacacacacacacacacacacacacacacatatgaagcTAAATCATcgctaacaataacaataatacaaacaagaataATGAAGAGATTTTCTTCCTCACAAAATACAATGTCATGTAATCTCTCATTCGtgccatttttttgtttttaggaGCAGGATGCACGGACGTGTGCAAGCAGACACCCTGTGGCTGTGCCACCTCGGGCTGTAAATGCACGGACGACTGCAAGTGTCAGTCATGCAAATACGGTATGCTAATTTCTGTgtgatatatttatatatatatgtgtatgaatATATTGCTGAATATTGTTAAAAACAAATGAttattttcaaatttattttaattACTTAATCAGTTTTATCAACTTTATTTCAAGTAATTGATGATTAATTTTGCTTACATTTCTTATGTAGTtattgtttatatatatagcaAATTGTCAAAAAGACATGTACAGGAGTACATGTGTGCTTGCATATAGTTCGAACACTTTGCCAGAAATGCACACATGACTGTAAACCTTTCCATCTTGTTCAAGGGGCATAACAACTTAACTTATTGTTGCCGGAAATTTGGAACTCATAAAACTTACTTAGTTTCCGACATTTTTCTAGCATATAATCACTTCATTTCCCTAATAGGCACtagttcctgtgaggacgttaagcttaAGTTAGCATAGCAGCATAGAAAtttttcttactttttttttgaaCAAACGAATTACGGAATGACTCGTTTTTTAtgcgttgtggaagagttgctttcccttgtgtgtggtttttactgcttttcaacagaaacactgaggcaagctaacGTGACGTTGtcggcttgcctcagtgtttgtATGGGAAAAAgggaaagggaagcaactctttcacaacccatataaacttgacaagagttatttccgaacatatTCCATgtttcctttctttatttggtgtttaacgtcgttttcaaccacgaaggttatatcgcgacggggaaaggggggagatgggatagagccacttgtcaattgtttcttgttcacaaaagcactaatcaaaaatttgctccaggggcttgcaacgtagtacaatatattactttactgggagaatgcaagtttccagtacaaaggacttaacatttcttacatactgcttgactaaaatctttacaaaaattgactatattctatgcaagaaacacttaacaagggtaaaaggagaaacagaatccattagtcgcctcttacgacatgctggggagcatcgggtaaattcttccccctaactgACCCGCGGGGGTAACATGTTGCCTTGATAGGCCTGTAGGGCATGAAGcagcaacatcatcatcatcttccgAACATCGCCTATTTTGTTcatcattttttgttttactatgttgaccttgatttgtgCACTAACAGCGGCGGGTTGCACGGACGCATGCAAGCAGACACCATGTGGGTGTGGCAGCGGGTGCAACTGCAAGGAGGACTGTCGCTGTCAGTGCTGTTCCACCGCCTGCAAGTGTGCTGGTAAGTTTTTATTTCTGAGTCACCACATTTTTGACCACAACAGGGCTACAACTTTGTTCTAACATTGTAGAACTTGGTTATATCCCTTGCCAACGAGTTTGTGGCATTTCGCATTTGTGTTATCAAAACTGTTCAGGGAATGATGACTCAAAtttcgagtgtgtgtgtatatttgtgtttgtgtgtgtctgtgtgtctgtgtgtgtgtgtgtgtgtgtgtgtgagagagagagaaagataacaatgacaattctttatgtattagagagagagagagagagagagagagagaga is from Littorina saxatilis isolate snail1 linkage group LG5, US_GU_Lsax_2.0, whole genome shotgun sequence and encodes:
- the LOC138966275 gene encoding cadmium-metallothionein-like, whose amino-acid sequence is MSSVFGAGCTDVCKQTPCGCATSGCKCTDDCKCQSCKYAAGCTDACKQTPCGCGSGCNCKEDCRCQCCSTACKCAGSCNCGKGCTGPDSCKCDRSCSCK